In Psychrobacter ciconiae, the genomic window CGCAAGCCGGCGACAACAGTACCGCTTGCACCTGCGATAAGCTGCTTTGAACAATCGGCTCGATGGCTTGCATGGCATTTTCAAGGGTTTGGCAAGACTGTAAGCTGATTTCGGGGGCAAGCGAAGTTAAGTCGGCGGCGATTTTTTTGGCATCTTCGCCAATCAATAATACATGGCTTACGTATTGGTTGATCAGTGGGGCAAGCTCGCTGAAGTTTTGACCCTTACCTTGACCGCCCAAAATCAGTAGCAGCTTACCATCTTTTGGCGCATAAACTGCCCCAAGACCTTCAATTGCCGCCATGGTTGAGCCAATATTGGTGCCTTTTGAGTCGTTAAAATAATCCACCCATTGATGACGGGCAATAAATTGACAACGATGCTCAAGCCCTGAAAAGTTTCTGAGGCTAGTCATCATGCTCTCAAGCGGCAATCCGGCAAGCGTGCCAAGTGCCAGTGCGGCTTGGGCGTTTAATAAATTGTGACGACCTTTGATAATCAGCTCATCCGCAGAAAGCAGTTTTTTATGACCTTTTGCCAAAAAGGTTTGACCATTTTCAACTATCAGTCCAAAGTCATCACCCGTTGGCGCATCAATGCCAAAGCTTAAGCAGGGCAAGTCTTTTGCCAAAAGCGGCTTGGTCATTGGGTCATTGCGATTGATGACAGCGGACTTTGCGCCTTGAAAAATGCGCTGCTTTGCCTGATGATACCCCAGCATATCATGGTGACGGTCTAAATGGTCGGGCGACATATTGAGAACGGTTGCCACTTGCGCGTTTAAATCGGTCACGGTTTCTAATTGAAAGCTGGACAACTCAAGAACGGCAAGCTCCATATCTTCATTCTCAAGTAAATTGAGCGCCGGAATACCGATATTGCCGCCAACGCCGACGTTGATTCCGGCGTCCTTTGCCATTTGTCCGACCAAGGTGGTGACCGTACTTTTGGCATTGGAGCCGGTAATGGCAACGATGGGCACTTGGTTGGCGTCACAAAACAGCTGAATGTCGCTGACCACCGGAATGTTTTTTGCCTTTGCCGCTTGAATTGCTGGATACTCAAGCGAAATACCAGGGCTGATGATGATTCGGCTTGCTGTTAATAATAGCGCTTGGTCAATGCCGCCAAATTT contains:
- the murD gene encoding UDP-N-acetylmuramoyl-L-alanine--D-glutamate ligase — protein: MTDVNLAPNNAQNLQVVIGLGQSGLSAANYLANRGYQVAVTDQSAAPSLASQLASSIVTRKFGGIDQALLLTASRIIISPGISLEYPAIQAAKAKNIPVVSDIQLFCDANQVPIVAITGSNAKSTVTTLVGQMAKDAGINVGVGGNIGIPALNLLENEDMELAVLELSSFQLETVTDLNAQVATVLNMSPDHLDRHHDMLGYHQAKQRIFQGAKSAVINRNDPMTKPLLAKDLPCLSFGIDAPTGDDFGLIVENGQTFLAKGHKKLLSADELIIKGRHNLLNAQAALALGTLAGLPLESMMTSLRNFSGLEHRCQFIARHQWVDYFNDSKGTNIGSTMAAIEGLGAVYAPKDGKLLLILGGQGKGQNFSELAPLINQYVSHVLLIGEDAKKIAADLTSLAPEISLQSCQTLENAMQAIEPIVQSSLSQVQAVLLSPACASLDQFNSFAERGDCFVQFVQNMTA